One window of Athalia rosae chromosome 2, iyAthRosa1.1, whole genome shotgun sequence genomic DNA carries:
- the LOC105692125 gene encoding isocitrate dehydrogenase [NAD] subunit gamma, mitochondrial: protein MAARYIFKHVRTPQLLPQLHRASSTMSMFDIQHKSPIVRKVPNIPKAHYGGRHTVTLLPGAGIGPELMGYVKEVFRYAGVPVDFEDVDIDPMSENNDDLEYAITTIRRNGVALKGNIETRMMDSGVPSRNVALRNELDLYISVLHCLSYEGVASRQKDMDIVIVRQNTEGEYAMLEHQSVSGVVESMKVITKSNSERVAKYAFEYAKRHGRKKVTTVHKANIMKLSDGLFLETARQMAKNYPEIQHNDMIIDNTCMQLVSNPHQFDIILTTNLYGSIVSNVVCGLLGGAGLLAGKNYGDQYAIFEPGTRNTGSSIAGKNVANPIAMLNAAVDMLRHLGHRQHASIIQSAINKTINAGIHTRDLGGTASSSEVVESIMKHIKQGVH, encoded by the coding sequence ATGGCTGCTCGATACATATTCAAACATGTTCGAACGCCACAGCTTTTACCCCAACTGCACCGCGCTTCGAGTACAATGTCCATGTTTGACATTCAGCACAAATCTCCAATCGTTAGGAAGGTCCCAAACATACCTAAAGCTCACTACGGTGGACGACATACCGTTACTTTGCTTCCAGGCGCCGGTATTGGACCAGAGTTGATGGGTTATGTAAAGGAAGTATTTCGCTATGCAGGTGTCCCAGTTGATTTTGAGGACGTTGACATCGATCCGAtgtctgaaaataatgatgaccTTGAATACGCAATTACGACAATACGCAGAAATGGCGTAGCATTGAAAGGAAATATAGAAACACGTATGATGGATTCAGGTGTTCCCTCTCGTAATGTTGCCTTGAGGAACGAGCTAGATCTCTACATAAGCGTGCTGCATTGCTTGTCCTACGAGGGTGTTGCTTCCAGACAAAAGGACATGGATATTGTGATAGTCAGGCAAAATACTGAAGGAGAATATGCAATGTTGGAGCACCAGAGCGTTTCGGGTGTTGTTGAAAGTATGAAAGTTATAACAAAATCAAACTCAGAGCGTGTAGCCAAATATGCTTTTGAGTACGCCAAGCGACATGGAAGAAAGAAGGTCACCACTGTCCATAAAGCCAATATCATGAAACTTTCGGACGGGTTGTTTTTAGAGACGGCTAGACAAATGGCTAAAAATTATCCAGAGATACAGCACAACGACATGATTATCGATAACACCTGCATGCAGCTAGTTTCCAATCCACATCAGTTTGATATTATTCTGACGACAAATTTGTATGGTAGCATTGTGTCGAATGTAGTCTGTGGGTTATTGGGAGGAGCTGGTTTGTTAGCTGGAAAAAATTACGGTGATCAGTATGCTATCTTTGAACCTGGTACTCGAAATACTGGAAGTTCAATAGCTGGAAAGAATGTTGCCAACCCAATCGCCATGTTGAATGCTGCAGTTGATATGCTCAGGCATTTAGGCCACAGGCAACACGCTAGTATTATACAATCAGCTATAAATAAGACGATAAATGCAGGAATTCATACTCGTGATCTTGGAGGCACTGCGTCCAGCTCCGAAGTTGTGGAATCCATTATGAAGCATATTAAACAAGGGGtgcattaa
- the LOC105691989 gene encoding uncharacterized protein LOC105691989, with product MCRSVNWKRVILVYVFQIYSYTAAAVVRVHLDAPRYIEYRSTATLTCNHSVSESDLHKIEFIRNGNKIFQYIKDRNPPIIEHTVPGAELQLTNDMSVIKLKNIGFEASGEYSCDVSMATPIYTKGSNTVEIQVIVPQSGDPRITFKKPHYFVGEILEANCTSSPARPAPHLTWFINGKEVDASLVTMFSKNTLEHQLMSTVAQLSIEVSALHAGENGRLEISCNSTIPTYPMHHGQYADCKSETKSIKIISVPLTSAASGSCLPRGNVVLSTISVIIIAIYKVINLQLIPIKLLDVNIVL from the exons ATGTGCCGATCAGTGAACTGGAAACGAGTTATCCTCGTTTATGTTTTCCAGATTTATTCCT ACACAGCCGCAGCGGTAGTCCGCGTGCATCTAGACGCCCCGAGGTACATAGAATATCGAAGTACGGCGACCCTGACCTGCAACCACAGTGTTTCGGAAAGTGATTTACATAAGATTGAGTTTATTCGAAATGGCAACAAAATATTCCAGTACATCAAGGATCGGAATCCGCCTATAATCGAGCATACAGTTCCCGGTGCCGAATTGCAg ttgaCGAACGATATGAgcgtaataaaattaaagaatatcGGATTCGAGGCGTCCGGCGAATATTCATGCGACGTATCAATGGCGACGCCGATTTACACGAAGGGTTCCAACACGGTGGAGATACAAGTAATCG tgCCTCAATCCGGAGATCCACGTATAACATTTAAGAAGCCTCATTACTTTGTGGGAGAAATCCTTGAGGCTAATTGTACTTCGTCCCCTGCACGTCCGGCTCCTCATTTAACTTGGTTCATAAATGGCAAAGAG GTGGACGCTTCGCTGGTTACGATGTTTTCCAAAAACACGCTTGAACATCAACTGATGTCAACGGTTGCTCAATTGAGCATTGAAGTTTCAGCTTTACACGCAGGTGAAAATGGTCGTTTAGAAATCAGCTGCAATTCGACAATACCAACTTATCCGATGCACCATGGACAGTACGCGGATTGCAAGTCAGAGACTAAGTCAA TTAAAATAATTTCCGTTCCTCTCACGTCGGCGGCGTCAGGCAGTTGTTTACCTCGAGGGAACGTCGTCTTGTCGACAATcagcgttattattatcgcgatATATAAGGTAATCAATTTACAATTGATACCCATAAAACTATTAGACGTAaatattgtattataa